The proteins below come from a single Bacteroidota bacterium genomic window:
- a CDS encoding amidohydrolase, which translates to MKIVDFHSHFFSRDYFEGLLRQSPLSDNRAYFIRRMSEDGIELPPENPQDHLNLIMQQMDTHLVDHMVLFASSADEIPTLARLLPDNNRFSGFAMFNPLVENASESLDKLHSMGFKGLVLFPVLHRYLPQDPALDAVFNDIERLGFVVTIHFGILKIRLRDLAGLPRTYGGQFSNPINLIEVADRYPGIPFIVPHFGNGFFRETLMLGANSPNICVDTSSSNRWIEYQSTDMDLAQIFRKTRHVFGAKRMFFGTDSGTFPRGYRKDVLESQLKAMAAAGFTREEIHDVMCNNARWLLGLPVKEEMAVTP; encoded by the coding sequence ATGAAAATCGTTGATTTCCACTCACATTTTTTCAGCCGGGACTACTTTGAAGGACTGCTCCGGCAAAGTCCGTTGTCTGATAACCGGGCCTATTTCATCCGCCGGATGTCAGAAGATGGAATTGAGTTGCCACCCGAAAACCCCCAGGACCATTTGAATCTGATTATGCAGCAGATGGATACCCACCTGGTCGATCACATGGTGCTGTTTGCCAGTTCGGCCGATGAAATTCCCACTCTGGCCCGGTTGCTTCCCGATAACAATCGGTTTTCCGGATTCGCCATGTTCAATCCGCTGGTGGAAAATGCCTCGGAATCCCTCGATAAATTACACAGCATGGGTTTTAAGGGGTTGGTTTTGTTTCCGGTTCTGCACCGTTACCTGCCTCAGGATCCTGCGCTGGATGCAGTATTCAATGACATTGAGCGGTTGGGATTTGTGGTGACGATTCACTTCGGTATTCTGAAAATCAGACTGCGTGATTTGGCGGGATTGCCAAGGACGTATGGCGGGCAGTTCTCGAATCCGATTAACCTGATCGAAGTGGCCGACCGGTACCCGGGCATACCGTTTATCGTCCCTCATTTCGGAAACGGATTTTTCAGGGAAACGCTGATGCTGGGAGCCAATTCACCCAATATCTGTGTGGACACCAGCAGTTCAAACCGGTGGATCGAGTATCAGTCAACCGATATGGATCTTGCTCAGATATTCAGAAAAACGCGGCATGTGTTCGGGGCGAAGCGGATGTTTTTTGGTACCGACAGCGGAACGTTTCCGCGTGGATACCGGAAGGATGTGCTGGAAAGCCAGTTAAAGGCCATGGCAGCGGCCGGATTTACCCGTGAGGAAATTCATGATGTCATGTGCAACAATGCACGTTGGCTGCTGGGCCTGCCGGTGAAGGAAGAAATGGCTGTTACCCCTTAA
- a CDS encoding FAD-binding oxidoreductase — MKTPFSYWEDQFFARSWDVIIIGAGLIGMQSARFLLRNHPSLKVLILERGYLPHGASTRNAGFACFGSLSELIAHEEKEGTGPMMDLVRKRYNGLKLLRQTVPDDLMNYEELGGYELFTSADSEAWSDCQKQLTRYNDLMKPLTGLPATYRLVTEQASSFGFNGVTGLIQNQAEGQLDTGKLMHFLWMETTRSGAMILGGAPVQSVQSGVVTLSDGGRFYAGTILVTTNAFTRQLLPSLDVVPGRGQVLVTDPIPGLKVRGAFHYEDGYYYFRDVGGRLLLGGGRNLDFKAEETTDFALTDLVQNRLKHLLKSVILPGKEVTIGYQWSGIMAFGAEKAPIIAEVDRNVWVAVRMSGMGVAIGTGVAKEVTDLMKV, encoded by the coding sequence ATGAAAACACCTTTTTCCTACTGGGAAGATCAATTTTTTGCACGCTCCTGGGATGTGATCATCATTGGCGCCGGTCTCATCGGGATGCAGTCTGCCCGGTTTCTCCTGCGTAACCACCCTTCACTGAAAGTGCTCATCCTCGAACGGGGATACCTGCCGCATGGCGCCAGCACCCGGAATGCCGGTTTTGCCTGTTTCGGAAGTCTTTCCGAACTGATCGCCCATGAAGAAAAGGAAGGAACCGGACCCATGATGGATCTGGTCAGGAAGCGGTATAACGGATTGAAACTTCTGCGCCAAACCGTACCCGATGACCTCATGAATTATGAAGAGCTGGGTGGTTATGAACTGTTCACTTCCGCCGATTCGGAAGCATGGTCAGACTGCCAGAAACAGCTTACGCGGTATAATGACCTGATGAAGCCACTCACCGGACTTCCCGCCACCTACCGGCTGGTAACAGAGCAAGCATCCTCATTCGGATTCAATGGTGTTACCGGACTGATTCAGAACCAGGCCGAGGGACAACTGGATACCGGAAAACTGATGCACTTTCTGTGGATGGAAACCACCCGGTCCGGGGCCATGATTCTGGGTGGTGCACCGGTTCAATCAGTCCAATCTGGTGTGGTCACTCTGTCGGATGGGGGCCGGTTTTATGCAGGAACCATTCTGGTCACCACCAATGCCTTCACCAGACAGCTACTTCCCAGCCTTGATGTGGTTCCGGGACGCGGACAGGTCCTGGTCACCGATCCCATTCCCGGCCTGAAGGTCCGCGGAGCCTTTCATTATGAGGATGGATATTACTATTTCAGGGATGTGGGGGGCCGGCTGCTCCTGGGCGGCGGCAGAAATCTGGATTTCAAAGCAGAAGAAACCACCGACTTTGCGCTGACCGATCTGGTTCAGAACCGGTTAAAACACCTGCTGAAATCGGTCATCCTTCCAGGGAAGGAAGTGACCATCGGGTATCAATGGTCAGGCATCATGGCATTTGGTGCCGAAAAAGCACCCATTATTGCGGAAGTGGACCGGAATGTGTGGGTGGCCGTCAGGATGTCGGGAATGGGCGTGGCCATCGGCACTGGTGTTGCCAAAGAGGTGACTGACCTGATGAAGGTCTGA
- a CDS encoding Ig-like domain-containing protein, with protein MKVTFRSFLPLLFGLSSLAGLASCANQQYPGGGPVDTEAPTIEATTILSGTTRFTSDRIGFRFSEYMDKNSVRNALFISPSVGQDFELTWSGRDMDLRFKKPLRDGVTYVVTLGTGAKDYRAGNPMAQSVQLAFSTGETIDSSRIRGQAWSAANEKPVSGALVLAYNRLIKPEPDPSADTADYVTQTGADGRFELTYLKEGEYRLFVITDQFRNDRWDAKTEGIGVGRSPVIRAVPSPDTTYSFYVQVVDQFSPVMQGVVPESPVMLKVTMNESADSDPDSIRFSLMDEEKRSFRVHSWLIMPGRQDQFLLITDSLRETSYTLVQRGMSDERLNRSAGDTFQFSIASVPAPPKSLFSVFPADTLAWVGSQEPVILTFRRPVANVDSLRVTGYPSKSQRPSPRLLKSSIRQIHPHQLMIHPSPVWPQGFQITGWLKTAADTVEFGFRTVDPEETGGLKGVVPGEGKGMLVVIDAQTGKPVRKIALTTGSFQVNGLPGGRYVLSGFDDQNQNRLWDSGEPLPWKPAEFRYFYSDTVRVRARWMVEDIRLDRR; from the coding sequence ATGAAAGTCACGTTCCGGTCCTTCCTTCCTCTCCTGTTTGGTCTGTCTTCCCTGGCCGGACTGGCCTCGTGCGCCAACCAGCAATACCCCGGCGGCGGGCCGGTGGATACCGAAGCGCCAACCATCGAAGCCACCACCATTTTGTCGGGAACCACCCGTTTCACCTCGGACCGCATCGGTTTCCGTTTTTCCGAATACATGGATAAAAACTCCGTACGGAATGCGCTGTTTATTTCACCCTCTGTGGGTCAGGATTTTGAATTGACCTGGAGTGGCCGCGACATGGATCTGCGGTTTAAAAAGCCCCTCAGAGATGGGGTCACCTATGTGGTTACCCTTGGAACCGGGGCAAAAGATTATCGTGCAGGCAACCCCATGGCCCAATCGGTACAACTGGCCTTTTCCACGGGCGAAACCATTGATTCCTCACGAATCAGGGGACAGGCCTGGTCGGCGGCCAATGAAAAACCCGTCAGCGGTGCGTTGGTTCTTGCCTATAACCGGCTGATTAAACCGGAACCCGATCCCTCGGCTGATACGGCCGATTATGTGACTCAGACGGGTGCTGATGGCCGGTTTGAACTTACCTACCTGAAAGAGGGAGAGTATCGGCTCTTTGTCATTACCGACCAGTTCAGGAACGACCGGTGGGATGCCAAAACCGAGGGTATCGGTGTCGGAAGGTCTCCGGTTATCCGCGCCGTGCCATCGCCTGATACCACTTACTCGTTTTATGTTCAGGTGGTCGATCAGTTTTCACCGGTCATGCAGGGCGTGGTTCCCGAATCGCCGGTAATGCTGAAAGTGACCATGAATGAATCCGCCGATTCCGATCCTGATTCCATCCGGTTTTCGCTGATGGATGAAGAGAAACGGTCCTTCCGGGTCCATTCCTGGCTGATCATGCCGGGAAGACAGGATCAGTTTTTGCTGATTACGGATAGCCTGAGGGAAACCTCCTACACCCTGGTTCAGCGGGGAATGTCCGATGAACGGTTGAACCGGTCGGCTGGTGATACCTTTCAGTTTTCCATCGCTTCGGTACCGGCTCCTCCCAAAAGCTTGTTCTCCGTTTTCCCTGCCGATACCCTGGCCTGGGTCGGATCGCAGGAACCGGTGATTCTGACTTTCCGCCGCCCGGTTGCCAACGTGGATTCTCTCCGGGTCACCGGGTATCCGTCAAAATCCCAGCGACCGTCCCCCCGGTTGTTAAAATCATCCATTCGCCAGATTCATCCGCACCAGCTCATGATTCATCCTTCACCGGTTTGGCCTCAGGGATTTCAGATCACCGGATGGCTGAAAACAGCGGCCGATACGGTTGAATTCGGATTCCGGACGGTGGATCCGGAAGAAACGGGCGGTTTGAAAGGTGTGGTCCCGGGTGAAGGGAAAGGAATGCTGGTGGTCATCGATGCACAGACCGGAAAACCAGTCAGGAAAATTGCACTCACGACCGGCTCTTTTCAGGTGAACGGATTGCCGGGCGGCAGATATGTTCTGTCAGGGTTTGATGATCAGAATCAGAATCGGTTGTGGGATTCCGGCGAACCTCTGCCATGGAAGCCGGCCGAATTCAGGTATTTTTATTCAGATACCGTTCGGGTCCGCGCGCGTTGGATGGTGGAAGATATCCGTCTGGACCGGCGGTAA
- a CDS encoding UbiX family flavin prenyltransferase, with protein MNKDRDSVIVAVTGASGSIYAMRMIRALLMKDFHVHLVLSDYARVVINEEMGTSFDFRQPMGEQIRQLYAIPDHLGQITEYAVKNQAAAIASGSFTIRGMVVIPCSMKTLAGIANGFSSNLIERAADVTLKERRRLIVVPRETPLNLIHLKAMTALTEAGGIVLPAMPAFYQQPKTIDDLADFIAGRVLSLLGEEQSLYPGWKGN; from the coding sequence GTGAACAAGGATCGTGATTCGGTAATCGTGGCGGTGACCGGGGCCTCGGGATCCATTTATGCCATGCGGATGATCCGGGCGTTGCTGATGAAGGATTTTCATGTGCATCTGGTTCTGTCTGATTATGCACGGGTGGTGATCAATGAGGAGATGGGAACCAGTTTCGATTTCAGGCAACCCATGGGTGAGCAGATCAGACAGTTATATGCCATTCCGGACCATCTGGGTCAAATCACCGAATATGCAGTGAAAAATCAGGCGGCTGCCATTGCCAGTGGCTCTTTTACCATCAGGGGCATGGTTGTGATCCCTTGCTCCATGAAAACCCTGGCCGGAATTGCCAACGGTTTTTCATCCAATCTGATTGAACGCGCTGCCGATGTGACCTTGAAAGAACGCCGGCGCCTGATCGTAGTTCCGAGGGAAACACCTCTGAATCTCATTCATCTGAAGGCCATGACGGCCCTGACCGAAGCGGGCGGAATCGTTCTCCCGGCCATGCCGGCCTTTTATCAGCAACCCAAAACCATTGATGATCTGGCCGATTTTATTGCGGGCAGGGTGCTGTCTCTGCTGGGTGAGGAACAGTCGTTATACCCCGGATGGAAAGGAAACTGA